A portion of the Malania oleifera isolate guangnan ecotype guangnan chromosome 3, ASM2987363v1, whole genome shotgun sequence genome contains these proteins:
- the LOC131152055 gene encoding uncharacterized protein LOC131152055 isoform X1, which translates to MDKNHNPLIWLNIMVSEPFYLSHFLVFFSYFVLHISATQILSPHAAHRLLQREIQAILAFCVFAVIKIVKQETWEAFIGDALFFAKVSLVAIALIMDFRFALWYTVAFLVIYILTPQPTCEELGSSNKLTPLQLEALLTEGNTSRFWLVEFRALCSSTCIRTSRLFPELSIIYSNKNLSFGIVDLSLFPNAAENFGIFLDGNMSQLPIYILFENAAEVTRFPEIDFEAKGSHLSINKKLLCQHFELDRRLLEYVKGK; encoded by the exons atggacaagaaccacaaccctctcATATGGCTGAACATCATGGTCTCAGAACCATTCTACCTTTCTCATTTCCTCGTTTTCTTCTCTTACTTCGTTCTTCACATCTCCGCTACCCAAATCCTCTCCCCTCACGCCGCCCATCGTCTTCTTCAAAGA GAGATTCAAGCGATTCTCGCTTTTTGTGTGTTTGCTGTTATCAAG ATAGTGAAACAAGAAACATGGGAGGCGTTCATTGGAGACGCACTGTTTTTTGCGAAG GTTTCCCTTGTTGCCATTGCTTTAATCATGGATTTTCGGTTTGCTCTTTGGTACACGGTGGCATTTCTGG TGATATACATCTTGACACCGCAACCTACATGCGAAGAACTGG GTTCGTCAAATAAATTAACCCCATTGCAGTTGGAAGCCTTGCTGACCGAAGGGAACACATCAAGATTCTGGCTG GTAGAATTTCGGGCCTTGTGTTCATCCACATGCATTCGCACTAGTCGCCTATTTCCTGAACTCTCAATAAT ATACTCAAACAAAAATCTGTCTTTTGGAATAGTTGACCTTAGCCTCTTCCCAAATGCTGCAGAAAATTTTGGAATATTCCTTGATG GGAATATGAGCCAACTTCCTATCTATATACTATTTGAGAATGCAGCGGAGGTTACACGTTTTCCGGAGATTGATTTTGAAGCGAAGGGTTCTCATCTTTCCATAAATAAG
- the LOC131152055 gene encoding uncharacterized protein LOC131152055 isoform X2 — MDKNHNPLIWLNIMVSEPFYLSHFLVFFSYFVLHISATQILSPHAAHRLLQREIQAILAFCVFAVIKIVKQETWEAFIGDALFFAKVSLVAIALIMDFRFALWYTVAFLVIYILTPQPTCEELGSSNKLTPLQLEALLTEGNTSRFWLVEFRALCSSTCIRTSRLFPELSIIYSNKNLSFGIVDLSLFPNAAENFGIFLDGNMSQLPIYILFENAAEVTRFPEIDFEAKGSHLSINKKLLCQHFELDRRLLEYVKGPSL, encoded by the exons atggacaagaaccacaaccctctcATATGGCTGAACATCATGGTCTCAGAACCATTCTACCTTTCTCATTTCCTCGTTTTCTTCTCTTACTTCGTTCTTCACATCTCCGCTACCCAAATCCTCTCCCCTCACGCCGCCCATCGTCTTCTTCAAAGA GAGATTCAAGCGATTCTCGCTTTTTGTGTGTTTGCTGTTATCAAG ATAGTGAAACAAGAAACATGGGAGGCGTTCATTGGAGACGCACTGTTTTTTGCGAAG GTTTCCCTTGTTGCCATTGCTTTAATCATGGATTTTCGGTTTGCTCTTTGGTACACGGTGGCATTTCTGG TGATATACATCTTGACACCGCAACCTACATGCGAAGAACTGG GTTCGTCAAATAAATTAACCCCATTGCAGTTGGAAGCCTTGCTGACCGAAGGGAACACATCAAGATTCTGGCTG GTAGAATTTCGGGCCTTGTGTTCATCCACATGCATTCGCACTAGTCGCCTATTTCCTGAACTCTCAATAAT ATACTCAAACAAAAATCTGTCTTTTGGAATAGTTGACCTTAGCCTCTTCCCAAATGCTGCAGAAAATTTTGGAATATTCCTTGATG GGAATATGAGCCAACTTCCTATCTATATACTATTTGAGAATGCAGCGGAGGTTACACGTTTTCCGGAGATTGATTTTGAAGCGAAGGGTTCTCATCTTTCCATAAATAAG
- the LOC131152055 gene encoding uncharacterized protein LOC131152055 isoform X3, with translation MDKNHNPLIWLNIMVSEPFYLSHFLVFFSYFVLHISATQILSPHAAHRLLQRIVKQETWEAFIGDALFFAKVSLVAIALIMDFRFALWYTVAFLVIYILTPQPTCEELGSSNKLTPLQLEALLTEGNTSRFWLVEFRALCSSTCIRTSRLFPELSIIYSNKNLSFGIVDLSLFPNAAENFGIFLDGNMSQLPIYILFENAAEVTRFPEIDFEAKGSHLSINKKLLCQHFELDRRLLEYVKGPSL, from the exons atggacaagaaccacaaccctctcATATGGCTGAACATCATGGTCTCAGAACCATTCTACCTTTCTCATTTCCTCGTTTTCTTCTCTTACTTCGTTCTTCACATCTCCGCTACCCAAATCCTCTCCCCTCACGCCGCCCATCGTCTTCTTCAAAGA ATAGTGAAACAAGAAACATGGGAGGCGTTCATTGGAGACGCACTGTTTTTTGCGAAG GTTTCCCTTGTTGCCATTGCTTTAATCATGGATTTTCGGTTTGCTCTTTGGTACACGGTGGCATTTCTGG TGATATACATCTTGACACCGCAACCTACATGCGAAGAACTGG GTTCGTCAAATAAATTAACCCCATTGCAGTTGGAAGCCTTGCTGACCGAAGGGAACACATCAAGATTCTGGCTG GTAGAATTTCGGGCCTTGTGTTCATCCACATGCATTCGCACTAGTCGCCTATTTCCTGAACTCTCAATAAT ATACTCAAACAAAAATCTGTCTTTTGGAATAGTTGACCTTAGCCTCTTCCCAAATGCTGCAGAAAATTTTGGAATATTCCTTGATG GGAATATGAGCCAACTTCCTATCTATATACTATTTGAGAATGCAGCGGAGGTTACACGTTTTCCGGAGATTGATTTTGAAGCGAAGGGTTCTCATCTTTCCATAAATAAG